In Afipia sp. P52-10, the sequence AACGAGACCAAGCGCAGCCGCACCAACAAGGAGGACTCCGGCATCTCCGATTTCGCAGGCAGCAAGCTGCTCTCCGGCAAGGCGGCGCTGGCGATGCCGGGCAAGATTCTGTCGGCGGATTCGACCGCTCAAAGCGACGGCAAGGGTTCAGTGAACCGGCAGGAGGCGTTGCAGACCAGCGTCGCCGCCGTCGTCACGCAGATTCTGCCGAACGGCAACCTCGTCGTCGAAGGCCGCCAGGAAATCCGCGTCAACTTCGAGATCCGCGAACTGATCGTCGCCGGCATCGTCAGGCCCGAGGATATCCAGAGCGACAACACGATCGACTCGACCAAGATCGCCCAGGCCCGCATCGCCTATGGCGGACGCGGCCAGATCACCGACGTTCAGCAACCACGCTATGGGCAGCAGGTTTTGGACGTGCTCCTGCCCTTCTGACGCTTTCCCCGTCTTCAGGCATGATCCTGTCGCGAAAGCGCTCCCACACTGACGCGACCCGCCTCCCGATCATGCTCCCAGCTCCCACGCCAAGTCCGCGTCTCGCGAGCGCGGACGAGGCGACGCAAGACAGCCTTCGGTAGCTCCCCTGCCGAAGGCTGTCGCTTTATCGCGCCTCATGCCTTTAGCGGATGCGTCGCTGCCACCGCCCGTGCCAGCGCCTGGGCGCGCGGCACAAGGCTCTCGACCTCCATGTACTCCTCCGGCGTGTGTGCAAAGCCGCCGACCGGCCCGGTCGCGCACAGGGTCGGCGTGCCGACCGCGGAAGTGAATCCGGAGTCGGCGCAGCCGCCGGTGAACTCGCCAGCGACATCGAAGCCGGTTCCTAGCGCCGCCTGCCGATAGATCGCGAACAGATCGGCATGTGCGGGCGTCTGCTCCAGAGGTAGGAATTCGCCTTTGATGCGCAGCGTCGCCGACGTGCCCGGCACATGCTCCGTAGCGACGATCGCTTCGATCGCGCTCAGCATGCGAACGCGATCGGCCGCTTTCACATAGCGCAGATCGATTTCGCCGCTGGCCGCAGGAGCAACCGTATTGACCGACTGCCCGCCCGAGATGAGCCCGACGTTTAGCGTGACGCCGCTTCCAAGGTCGGTGAGAGCGGATAGCGCGACGATCTTGTGCGCGAGCGCGTTGACGGCGCTGCGGCCGGCCTCGAAATTGCCGCCGGAATGCGCCGCCTTGCCGACCACGTCCATCACCATGAACACGCCACCCTTGCGACCGGACACCACGTTGCCGCTGGGACGACCAGGCTCGGAGTTGTAGACCGCCCGCGCCCCGCGCGCGGTTTCCTCGATCACGGCGCGCGATTGTGGTGAGCCGATTTCCTCGTCGGAGGTCAGAAGCGCGACCAACGGCGCCGGATTGCCGCCGAACTTCTTGAATGCCGCGAGCACGAACGCGTTCAGCACCAGCCCGCCCTTCATATCCATAACGCCGGGACCGTAAGCGCGGCCGTCCCTCACCGTGAACGGGCGTCGGGCAGCCTCGCCCTTGGGGAACACCGTGTCGCGGTGGCCCATCAACACTACCGGCGCATTGCCGGGACCAGCAAGCCGCGCGCGGAAGATGTCGCCGGAAACATCGCGCGGCAGCCGCTCGACCTCGATGCCATGACTCTCATAAAAGGCCTGGAACACTTCGCCGACCGCGTCGACACCGGCCTTGTCGTAGGAGCCGCTATCGATGTTCACGACGGTTTCGAGCAGCGCCAGCATCGCGTCACGTTGCGACGACAACCAAGCGGCGATTAAGTCCGACACGAGCCTTCCTCCGATGTTCCTTCCGGCACGGCGGCCGGCGCTTGCCGGCAAGTATAGCCGGAAGCCGGCGCATCACCACGCATCCACGACATCAAAATGAAAGGCGCGCAACCTTCCCGATTGCGCGCCTTCCGTCGGCCGGGAGATATGCGGCTGTGGAGAACGGATCGCACTCAGCCCTTCTTGCCAAGGCCGAGACTGTCAATGACCTTGCGTTCGGAGGCGATGAACTCCCGCACGAACGCATTGTAATCGTCCGTGTTCTTGTAGTTCGGCACCATATCGAATTTGGCGAGCGTCTCCTTGACCGATGGATCGTCCATCGCCTTCTTGAAGGCGTCATGCAGGATCTTGACGATCTTCGGATCGATGCCCTTCGGCCCGGCGATCCCCCAAGGGGAATCGAACACGAATGGATGCCCGAGTTCCTTGAGCGTCGGCACGTCGGGATAGTTCGGCGAGCGGTCCGCGGTCCACAGCATCAGCAGACGAAGCTTGCCCGCATCGACCAGTGGCCGCCAACCGGTGGAATCGATCGAGAGCGTCGTGTGCTTGCCCAACACGGCGGCATTCATTTCCGCGCCGCCCTTGAACGGCACCTGGGTCATCTTGATGCCTTCGCGTGCGGCGATCTGCTCCATGCCGGTATGCAGCGATGTGCCCGCGCCAGGCGACGCGTAGGTCACCTTGCCGGGATTAGCCTTGGCGAACTCGACAACGTCCTTCCAGGTCTTGAACGGGCCGTCCGCACTCGTCACCACGCCAAACGTGTAACCGGTCAGGTGGACGATATAGGTGAAGTCCTTCTCCGCATCCCACGATGTCTGCTGCATCAGGGGCATCCGGAAGACCGAGATCGGAATCTGCGCCACCGTATAGCCATCCGGCTTGGCGGATGCGGCCATCGTTGCAGGACCGACCGAGCCCGCGCCGCCCGACTTGTTCTCGACCACGATCGGCTGACCGAGATGCTTGCCCGCGACTTCCGCGATCGCACGCAAGGTCGTATCGGTCGATCCGCCCGCAGGCCACGGCACGATCAACGTCACCGGCTTGGTCGGAAAATTCTGCGCGAGAGCGGCGCTTCCAATGGATGCGATGCAGAGCGCCAGCGCAAGCGCGCCAAGCTTCTTCCTCAAGGTCACTAAGGTCATTCTCCGTCTCGTTGTATGGCTTTGGATTGGTTGCAAAGGTCTCGGCCTTCGAAGCGGCAGGACCCTAAGGGGCAAGACTGCGAACGACAACGACGTCAGGGGAGGACGGGCGACCGAACGACGAAATCGCGCTGTGTCTTAAGGACGCAGCAACGACAACGAACTGAATGCGATCCGCTCACGCGCGCAATTGCACAAGCTGCCGCTTTTGAACATCCGCTCGCGCAGAACAACGCGTGCAGATTCAGCCATCTGCACGTAGGATAGTGAGCGTTGTAGATAAGGCGATATAGCCGCGAAAGGCGACGAGCATCACTCGTCGCGATAAACCTTCTCGCGCTTCTCGTGACGCTCCTGTGCCTCGACCGAGAGCGTCGCAATCGGACGCGCTTCGAGCCGTTTCAGCGAGATCGGCTCGCCGGTCTCCTCGCAGTAGCCGTAAGTGCCGTCATCGATCCGACCGATCGCAGCATCGATCTTGGCGATCAGCTTGCGCTGGCGGTCACGCGCACGCAGCTCAATGGCGCGGTCGGTCTCCGACGACGCACGATCGGCAAGATCGGGGTGGTTGACGTTCTCGTCCTGCAACTGGACGAGGGTGGCTTTGGCTTCCCGCAGAATTTCCTCTTTCCATGCAAGCAACTTGTTGCGGAAATACTCCCGCTGTCGCTCGTTCATGAACGGCTCCTTCTCAGAGGGCCGGTAGGGTTTCTGCTTCTCCGTCACTGGCATCGACAGTTTGTCCCAGCGGGTAATAGCCTCCCGCGCGCGCAGCTTATATAGCGCCGATTCGTGACAGACAATATCGACACGACACTCCGAACCGTTTCCTGTGGAGCACCCTGGGGACGATTGCCGCTTTGGGATCGATGACGGAATGGGCGGGAGTTCCCTGACGGGAACCGCCCGTCAGGCGCCAGTCAAGAAAATATGGCAATTAAATCAACTATTTCCGGCCTTTGCGAGTTCGACTTCGACCCGCAATTCGATCTCGGCCAGCACTTGATCCAGCCCTGAATCCCCTGAATTGGCTTTCAATCCGGCGGCAACGACCCGCAACCGCTGCACGGTCGCAGGGGTCAGCGAGCCGGACAGCAGCCCAAGCTTCAGTTCGTCGAGGACATCGAGGGCTTCGTTGCCGCGCTTGACGGCCCGCTTCCGTCGCTCGGTCGCGTCCTCCACACCTTGAAGCGCCAGCAGCGCGTCGATACTCGCGACACCGACGGGCGCCGCCATCGGACGGCTCCCCGCCGCTTCACTCAGGTTCGGCAGCGAAAATGTGGACGACGACGGACGTCGGGCGCCGGGCTGCGAGGTGGCCGGCGTAGCACCATTGGGGCCATAGATCCGCATGCAATGTCCTTTGAACAAATCGAGCCGGATCACACGCGACAAACTACGCGGCGTTGAGGTTTCGGCAGCCGGAAAGCTCGTCCCTTATGGTTAATGATCCGTAAACACCCGGCAGAATTTGCCGCGCGCGGCAATTTCCCTCCCTAGCGCAGGCTGGAGGCGGACGAGAGGAAACATAATTATCAAATTATTTCAATTACTTATGTTGATCGCGTGACTGGCACGACGTTCGCTAGATGACCCGTGGTCGATATCGCGTGGGGAGCACGAGGTATCCAGCCAGACGGCTTTCGCGGGAGTAAAGGGATGCAACGGGTGTTTCGGATCGTCGGCGCGATTGCCGCGGTGCTGATTCTGGCCATAGGCCCGGCGGCCGCGACCTCCCGCATCAAGGACCTCGCCAACATCGAAGGCGTGCGCCAGAACCAGCTGATCGGCTATGGCCTCGTGGTCGGCCTGAACGGCACCGGCGACACTCTCAACAACATCCCCTTCACCAAGCAATCGCTGCAAGCGATGCTCGAACGGATGGGCGTGAACATCCGCGGCGCCAACATCCGCACCGGCAACGTCGCCGCCGTGATGGTCACCGGCAACCTGCCCGCCTTCTCAACCCAGGGCACCCGGATGGACGTCACCGTCTCCGCGCTGGGCGATGCCAAGAGCCTGCAAGGCGGCACGCTGCTGGTCACCCCGCTGCTCGGTGCCGACGGCAACGTCTATGCCGTCGCGCAAGGCGCGCTAGCGATCGGCGGCTTCGCAGCCGAAGGTGAAGCGGCGAAGATCGTGCGCGGCGTGCCGACCGTCGGCCGCATCTCCAATGGCGCCATCATCGAGCGCGAGATCGACTTCGCGCTGAACCGGTTGCCGAATGTGCGGCTAGCGCTGCGCAACGCCGACTTCACCACCGCCAAGCGCATCGCTGCTGCCGTTAACGACTTCCTCGGCACCAAGACCGCCGAGCCGGTCGATCCATCGACAGTGCTGCTGAATGTGCCGAACGAATTCAGAGGCAATGTGGTCGCCCTGCTCACCGAGATCGAACAGCTCCAGGTCGAGCCGGATCTCGCCGCCAAGATCGTCATCGACGAACGCTCCGGCATCATCGTCATGGGCCGCGACGTGCGCGTGGCGACGGTCGCCATCGCCCAGGGCAACTTAACGGTGACGATCTCCGAGGCTCCACAGGTTAGCCAGCCCAATCCGCTATCCGGCGGTCGCACGATGGTTGTCCCGCGCTCGCGCGTCGGCGTGCAGGAAGACGGCCGGAAACTCGCCGTGGTGCAGGATGGCGTCTCGCTGCAACAGCTCGTGGACGGCCTCAACGCGCTCGGCATCGGGCCGCGCGACATGATCGCAATCCTGCAGGCGGTCAAGGCTGCTGGCGCGATCCAGGCCGACATCGAGGTGATGTGATGAGCGTCATCCCGACAAACACCACACCGATGATCAATGGCCGCCCCGATCTCGCACTCACCGAAGCACTGAAGAAGGTCTCCCCTCAGGCGCAGCAGAAGGCGAAATCGGCCTCGCAGGATTTCGAAGCGGTGTTCCTGAATTCGATGTTTCAGCAGATGTTCGCAGAGGTCAAAGGCGAAGGCCCGTTCGGCGCGACCGAAGGCACGGGTCCGTGGCGTTCGATGCTGACCGACGAATACGCCAAGGGGATTTCGCGGTCCGGCGGCGTCGGCATCTCGGATGACGTCTTCCGGACCCTGATCATACAACAGGCCGCACGGGCAAGCTGAAAGATAGGCACATGCACGCTCAATCGCAGTCCACCGCTCCCGGCATCCCGGCGATCGCCAATCCGACCGATGCCCGCAAGTTCATCACCGCTCTCACCGACATCATGGATCAGTTGCTGACACTGATCGAGCAGGAGACGGCGCTGGTGCGGGCCGGCAAGGTCAGTGAGGCGGTCCTGCTCGAGAGCGCCAAGAGCGAACTGTCTCGCCGCTACATGAGCGCGATCACCGGGCTGAAGGCCAACCATCGCTATCTGGCGCAGGCGGTGCCAGACCTGCTTGCGACGCTGCATCGTCATCACGATGCTTTCCGCGGCAAGCTGCAGATCAACCTCACCGTTCTTGCGACCGCGCATGCGGTTTCCGAAGGCATCGTACGCGGCGTCAACAGCGAGCTGCAACGCAAGGCCGTCCCTTCGACCTATACGGCTTCCGGGAACCGCAGCAATGCGGGCGCACGTTACGCTGCGCCGCTGAGCATCAGCCGCTCACTTTAGAATTGATCCCGCGTCGCCGAAGAATCTGATCCCGCGTTGCTGAACCAACCGGACGACGACATCTCTTCGAGCCTAAACGTCCGGACACCGGCTTGGGACCACGCTGACAACGAACGCGATCAGCGCGACCGAACAGGTCCGGCTCGCGCAAGACTCTCGCATTTGAGCTAAATTCGCGTGCAACAATTCGCGAAAAGTCGAGCGCATGTTTCAAGGCACCATTAGAAACTTTGGGCGATACGATGACAATGGAGGGAGGGATTTGTCTCGCAGGCCGGGAGGTGGCCATGAGCACGGATTTCTCAGTCAGGCCGGTAGGGGTACCGGCCGCAGCAGCGCTCGACCGCCCGGCTCCTGAAGCCGCGCGAAAGGCCGTGCCTACGCAGCTGCCGCCCGCCAAGAGCGTGACCGCATCGGAAAAAGCGCGCGCCACGCGCAACGACGTCTCGCTCGACAGCGAGCGGCTGTCGCGACAGGTCATCTTCGATCAGGATTCCGCGGAGATCGTCTATCAGGTGATCGATCGCCGCAACGATACGGTCGTCCACCAGGTGCCGGACGAGAGCAAGGTCCGCACCCGGGCCTATTTCCGCGAGATCGACCGCTCGAAGGAGCTGCATCGACTGCAGTACACCGATCGCAACGCTTGAGCGCGACTGACCTAGCGATTCGAGCAAGTCCTGTGCGAATGACTCGCGGCCTCGGTCGTGCGCATCCCCTCAGGTATTCTGTTTGGCGTAAGCGGTCTCGAGGCTCGACGCCGCGCCTTGCGCGTTCGTCATCACCGTCTTCACCTGGGCCACACCCGGACGCGTCAACGTGAACTTGGAATCGCCGATCCGAAACCCGTCGTTCTTGATCAGGACGTCCTGA encodes:
- the flgH gene encoding flagellar basal body L-ring protein FlgH is translated as MVSYRIPSRLFTPVGLLVLALTASGCSSIERLSAIGEKPALSAIENPTAQPGYKPVQMPMPTPQAASYSPNSLWRNGSRAFFKDQRARQVGDLLTVTVNITDKATFDNETKRSRTNKEDSGISDFAGSKLLSGKAALAMPGKILSADSTAQSDGKGSVNRQEALQTSVAAVVTQILPNGNLVVEGRQEIRVNFEIRELIVAGIVRPEDIQSDNTIDSTKIAQARIAYGGRGQITDVQQPRYGQQVLDVLLPF
- a CDS encoding M20 family metallopeptidase, which encodes MLALLETVVNIDSGSYDKAGVDAVGEVFQAFYESHGIEVERLPRDVSGDIFRARLAGPGNAPVVLMGHRDTVFPKGEAARRPFTVRDGRAYGPGVMDMKGGLVLNAFVLAAFKKFGGNPAPLVALLTSDEEIGSPQSRAVIEETARGARAVYNSEPGRPSGNVVSGRKGGVFMVMDVVGKAAHSGGNFEAGRSAVNALAHKIVALSALTDLGSGVTLNVGLISGGQSVNTVAPAASGEIDLRYVKAADRVRMLSAIEAIVATEHVPGTSATLRIKGEFLPLEQTPAHADLFAIYRQAALGTGFDVAGEFTGGCADSGFTSAVGTPTLCATGPVGGFAHTPEEYMEVESLVPRAQALARAVAATHPLKA
- a CDS encoding tripartite tricarboxylate transporter substrate binding protein; protein product: MTLVTLRKKLGALALALCIASIGSAALAQNFPTKPVTLIVPWPAGGSTDTTLRAIAEVAGKHLGQPIVVENKSGGAGSVGPATMAASAKPDGYTVAQIPISVFRMPLMQQTSWDAEKDFTYIVHLTGYTFGVVTSADGPFKTWKDVVEFAKANPGKVTYASPGAGTSLHTGMEQIAAREGIKMTQVPFKGGAEMNAAVLGKHTTLSIDSTGWRPLVDAGKLRLLMLWTADRSPNYPDVPTLKELGHPFVFDSPWGIAGPKGIDPKIVKILHDAFKKAMDDPSVKETLAKFDMVPNYKNTDDYNAFVREFIASERKVIDSLGLGKKG
- the dksA gene encoding RNA polymerase-binding protein DksA, whose protein sequence is MPVTEKQKPYRPSEKEPFMNERQREYFRNKLLAWKEEILREAKATLVQLQDENVNHPDLADRASSETDRAIELRARDRQRKLIAKIDAAIGRIDDGTYGYCEETGEPISLKRLEARPIATLSVEAQERHEKREKVYRDE
- a CDS encoding flagellar assembly protein FliX, whose translation is MRIYGPNGATPATSQPGARRPSSSTFSLPNLSEAAGSRPMAAPVGVASIDALLALQGVEDATERRKRAVKRGNEALDVLDELKLGLLSGSLTPATVQRLRVVAAGLKANSGDSGLDQVLAEIELRVEVELAKAGNS
- a CDS encoding flagellar basal body P-ring protein FlgI, whose protein sequence is MQRVFRIVGAIAAVLILAIGPAAATSRIKDLANIEGVRQNQLIGYGLVVGLNGTGDTLNNIPFTKQSLQAMLERMGVNIRGANIRTGNVAAVMVTGNLPAFSTQGTRMDVTVSALGDAKSLQGGTLLVTPLLGADGNVYAVAQGALAIGGFAAEGEAAKIVRGVPTVGRISNGAIIEREIDFALNRLPNVRLALRNADFTTAKRIAAAVNDFLGTKTAEPVDPSTVLLNVPNEFRGNVVALLTEIEQLQVEPDLAAKIVIDERSGIIVMGRDVRVATVAIAQGNLTVTISEAPQVSQPNPLSGGRTMVVPRSRVGVQEDGRKLAVVQDGVSLQQLVDGLNALGIGPRDMIAILQAVKAAGAIQADIEVM
- the flgJ gene encoding flagellar assembly peptidoglycan hydrolase FlgJ, with translation MSVIPTNTTPMINGRPDLALTEALKKVSPQAQQKAKSASQDFEAVFLNSMFQQMFAEVKGEGPFGATEGTGPWRSMLTDEYAKGISRSGGVGISDDVFRTLIIQQAARAS